A genome region from Nocardia sp. NBC_01730 includes the following:
- a CDS encoding transposase: MPKRYPIEQRERAVKMVLDRLDGYPSSYAACQALAPKLGVHPESLRVWVKQAQIDTGKAPGVTSAEQVRIRELEREVRDLEEANEILKAASIFFAREIDPRRR; this comes from the coding sequence ATGCCCAAGCGTTATCCGATCGAGCAGCGTGAGCGTGCGGTGAAGATGGTGCTGGACCGACTCGACGGCTATCCGTCGTCGTATGCCGCCTGCCAAGCGCTCGCGCCGAAACTCGGAGTCCACCCGGAGTCGTTGCGTGTCTGGGTGAAGCAGGCCCAGATCGACACCGGTAAGGCTCCCGGTGTGACGAGCGCGGAGCAGGTGCGGATCAGGGAACTCGAACGAGAAGTGCGAGATCTGGAGGAGGCCAACGAGATTCTGAAAGCGGCCTCGATTTTCTTCGCGCGGGAGATCGACCCGCGCCGCCGGTGA
- a CDS encoding cutinase family protein: MAAVPDLVQRSYIAYPAGFGGAVGTGGGPDPYADSVREGVAALEATAERIAAACPDTALAGIGYSQGAQVVSEFARAVGAGEGPVGPEKIAGIALYSDPDRAPGSPVIPGRPGQLTPDPAPGTAGAAVSGVAITTTPASGSGIAADGVSYGALTGRVADICVEGDLSCAAPDHAALLRVAAQVAAQADLRDPLAALGSIQALLSGVLGDAWTTVVNRDFRTGPGVVDYVPEASLAERLTTAADPRTPPPSPEETAAATARWGQIAGVVARDPVGQLPRLAAQLSGAWGQLVADNADLMNPAVWLRYSDPVGRHTGYAAAGQLASGIAWMTALAHDLAGRHP; encoded by the coding sequence ATGGCCGCTGTCCCGGATCTGGTGCAGCGCAGCTATATCGCCTATCCCGCCGGATTCGGGGGCGCGGTGGGCACCGGCGGCGGCCCCGACCCCTACGCGGACTCGGTCCGCGAGGGCGTCGCCGCGCTCGAGGCCACCGCCGAGCGGATCGCCGCCGCGTGCCCGGACACCGCGCTGGCCGGGATCGGGTATTCCCAAGGCGCGCAGGTGGTGTCGGAATTCGCGCGAGCTGTCGGCGCGGGCGAGGGACCGGTCGGACCCGAGAAGATCGCGGGTATCGCTCTCTATTCCGATCCTGATCGCGCCCCCGGATCGCCTGTGATCCCCGGTCGCCCCGGCCAACTCACCCCCGACCCAGCCCCCGGCACAGCGGGGGCGGCAGTGTCGGGGGTGGCGATCACCACCACACCCGCGTCCGGCAGCGGGATCGCCGCCGACGGTGTCAGCTACGGCGCGTTGACCGGCCGGGTCGCCGATATCTGTGTCGAGGGCGACTTGAGTTGCGCGGCACCCGATCACGCCGCGCTGTTGCGGGTGGCCGCGCAGGTCGCCGCCCAGGCGGACCTGCGTGATCCCCTAGCAGCGCTCGGCTCGATCCAGGCCCTGCTGTCGGGCGTGCTCGGTGACGCCTGGACTACCGTGGTGAACCGCGACTTCCGCACCGGCCCCGGCGTCGTCGACTACGTGCCCGAGGCCAGTCTCGCCGAGCGGCTCACCACTGCCGCCGACCCCCGCACCCCACCACCGTCCCCGGAGGAGACGGCCGCCGCGACGGCCCGGTGGGGGCAGATCGCCGGGGTCGTGGCCCGGGACCCGGTCGGGCAGTTGCCGAGACTGGCCGCACAGCTCTCGGGCGCGTGGGGGCAGTTGGTCGCCGACAACGCCGATCTGATGAATCCGGCTGTGTGGCTTCGATACTCCGACCCGGTCGGCCGCCACACCGGATACGCCGCCGCCGGGCAGCTCGCCAGCGGGATCGCGTGGATGACCGCGCTGGCCCACGACCTCGCCGGGAGGCACCCATGA
- a CDS encoding lipase family protein translates to MNSEFYNAPTLDGSRPGDLVRTRPVFVPQLTRAAGAWQIIYISTNSRTELIPASGIVLIPEAIAEPGATAILVYCPEFRGLGGVCAPSQLLAIGTEPDTAGIEAALGRGWVVAVPDGEGLGVTGAEPHTFLAARAGGRVVLDLARAVYRGANLDVPVAPVLAWGYADGGRAVAAAGELHPWYAPELDLRGIAAGAVASDLAALAPAFSQGEGAAVGLAGLIGLSRAYEHIPLRHVLNEDGVAAVAEAEHLTGTELLQRFPQPLAHWCRRPDPWNDPWWRRVLALETLAHTKPVMPLHLYHGSLDAIVPVHAGRRTLIAYRQRGTEVSWREYETGHRDTASAATSDVLARLGEDIHSPAAQHRARAAGLRARGPLLDPSGEPCPHPEPLHAVRAGPANHTVRETLSMRRGE, encoded by the coding sequence ATGAACAGCGAGTTCTACAACGCGCCGACCCTCGACGGCAGCCGCCCCGGAGACCTGGTGCGCACCCGGCCGGTGTTCGTGCCGCAACTGACCCGGGCGGCGGGAGCGTGGCAGATCATCTACATCTCCACCAATTCCCGCACCGAACTCATCCCCGCCTCGGGGATCGTGCTGATCCCCGAGGCGATCGCCGAGCCCGGTGCCACCGCGATCCTGGTGTACTGCCCAGAGTTTCGCGGACTCGGCGGGGTGTGCGCGCCGTCGCAGCTGCTGGCGATCGGCACCGAACCCGACACCGCCGGGATCGAAGCGGCACTGGGGCGGGGGTGGGTGGTGGCGGTGCCCGACGGTGAAGGACTCGGCGTCACCGGCGCCGAACCGCACACCTTCCTTGCTGCGCGCGCCGGTGGGCGGGTCGTGCTCGACCTCGCGCGCGCGGTCTATCGAGGCGCGAATCTCGATGTCCCGGTCGCGCCGGTGCTGGCCTGGGGATACGCCGACGGCGGGCGAGCGGTCGCCGCCGCCGGTGAACTGCATCCCTGGTACGCGCCCGAGCTGGATCTGCGCGGCATCGCCGCCGGAGCCGTCGCCTCCGACCTCGCAGCGCTGGCGCCCGCGTTCAGCCAGGGCGAGGGCGCGGCAGTGGGGCTGGCCGGACTGATCGGACTCTCACGAGCCTACGAGCACATCCCGCTGCGCCACGTCCTGAACGAGGACGGAGTGGCGGCTGTGGCCGAAGCCGAACACCTCACCGGAACCGAACTGCTGCAACGGTTTCCGCAACCCTTGGCGCACTGGTGCCGACGGCCCGACCCCTGGAACGATCCGTGGTGGCGGCGTGTGCTGGCGTTGGAAACCCTCGCCCACACAAAGCCTGTGATGCCGCTGCACTTGTATCACGGCAGTCTCGACGCGATCGTTCCGGTGCACGCCGGGCGCCGCACACTCATCGCCTACCGGCAACGCGGAACCGAGGTCAGCTGGCGCGAATACGAGACCGGCCACCGCGACACCGCGAGTGCGGCCACCAGCGATGTCCTCGCCAGGCTGGGCGAGGACATCCACTCGCCGGCCGCGCAACACCGGGCGCGTGCCGCCGGACTCCGAGCACGCGGCCCACTCCTAGACCCCTCCGGGGAACCCTGCCCGCACCCCGAACCCCTCCACGCGGTGCGGGCAGGCCCGGCGAATCACACAGTCCGAGAAACGCTCTCGATGAGGCGAGGTGAATGA
- a CDS encoding Scr1 family TA system antitoxin-like transcriptional regulator: MALPDLVAALRNVQAQWAEWTRVTAAGHERRQRKDMTSRTRLLRTYTTELIPGPLQTRDYAREVLWTCIGFVGTRNDLDAAVFARIVRQRVPHEGTLHIYALVHEAALWTTLGNDAVMAAQLRHLKIFR, encoded by the coding sequence TTGGCGCTGCCCGATCTGGTCGCGGCGCTGCGCAATGTCCAAGCCCAGTGGGCAGAGTGGACGCGCGTCACCGCCGCCGGGCACGAGCGCCGACAGCGCAAGGACATGACGAGCCGAACCCGCCTGCTGCGGACCTACACCACCGAGTTGATTCCCGGACCACTCCAGACGCGGGACTACGCCCGCGAAGTGCTGTGGACTTGTATCGGGTTCGTCGGCACACGCAACGATCTCGACGCGGCGGTATTCGCGCGGATCGTCCGGCAGCGTGTCCCGCACGAGGGCACCTTGCATATATACGCGCTGGTCCACGAAGCAGCCTTGTGGACGACGCTCGGAAACGATGCCGTGATGGCCGCACAGCTGAGGCATCTAAAGATCTTTCGGTAA
- a CDS encoding IS630 family transposase, with product MAQDRVAAHKKSARRRGAWICFQDESGFSLLPAVRATWAPKGVTPTLRHRFSWKRLSMAGVLAYRSDRSGAAFVFQIKEGAYNTESLIEFLTALGRHFAGDAVTLIWDGLPSHRSKAMKAWIATQRMWLRVEQLPPYGYELNPIEMVWGNIKSTELANLCPDTIDEARAATETGLERVGTNYDLCFNFLDHTGLLL from the coding sequence GTGGCGCAAGACCGAGTGGCCGCGCATAAAAAAAGCGCTCGGCGCCGAGGTGCGTGGATCTGCTTCCAAGACGAGAGCGGATTCTCCCTGCTGCCCGCAGTGAGAGCGACCTGGGCGCCCAAAGGTGTCACACCGACGCTGCGGCACCGGTTTTCGTGGAAACGACTGTCGATGGCCGGGGTCCTGGCCTATCGGTCCGACCGCAGTGGCGCGGCGTTCGTGTTCCAGATCAAAGAGGGTGCTTACAACACCGAGTCGCTGATCGAATTCCTCACCGCATTGGGTAGGCACTTCGCCGGTGACGCGGTCACCCTGATCTGGGACGGGCTGCCCTCGCACCGCTCCAAGGCCATGAAAGCCTGGATCGCGACCCAACGCATGTGGCTGCGCGTCGAGCAACTCCCGCCCTACGGCTACGAACTCAACCCCATCGAAATGGTCTGGGGCAACATCAAATCCACCGAACTGGCCAATCTGTGTCCCGACACGATCGATGAAGCCCGCGCCGCTACCGAAACCGGGCTCGAACGCGTCGGCACGAACTACGATCTGTGTTTCAACTTCCTCGACCACACCGGGCTTCTCCTTTGA
- a CDS encoding winged helix-turn-helix domain-containing protein, which translates to MRRDFDALRERRMRAVEMFEAGRRQVDVVVELEVSAQTASRWHKAWVEGGRDALASVGRAGRRPRLSDEHVREVEAALMKGPKVNGFPTDMWTLARVAEVIERVTGVRYSQTQTWTILRERMGWSRQRPARRAVERNDEAIAVWRKTEWPRIKKALGAEVRGSASKTRADSPCCPQ; encoded by the coding sequence ATGCGTCGTGATTTCGACGCGTTGCGGGAGCGTCGTATGCGGGCGGTGGAGATGTTCGAGGCCGGTAGGCGGCAGGTCGATGTGGTGGTGGAGCTCGAGGTGTCGGCGCAGACGGCGTCGCGCTGGCACAAGGCGTGGGTCGAAGGTGGACGAGACGCTTTGGCGAGTGTGGGCCGGGCGGGTCGTCGGCCACGGTTGAGCGATGAGCACGTTCGCGAGGTCGAAGCCGCATTGATGAAGGGCCCCAAGGTGAATGGGTTTCCAACCGACATGTGGACCTTGGCGCGGGTAGCCGAGGTGATCGAGCGCGTTACCGGGGTGCGGTATTCACAGACGCAGACCTGGACGATCCTGCGTGAGCGGATGGGATGGAGTCGGCAGCGTCCGGCGCGCCGCGCGGTCGAGCGCAACGACGAGGCGATCGCGGTGTGGCGCAAGACCGAGTGGCCGCGCATAAAAAAAGCGCTCGGCGCCGAGGTGCGTGGATCTGCTTCCAAGACGAGAGCGGATTCTCCCTGCTGCCCGCAGTGA